The following are encoded in a window of Candidatus Fluviicola riflensis genomic DNA:
- a CDS encoding excinuclease ABC subunit A, with the protein MSEIDPTASIDVYGAREHNLKDVHLSIPRNKLVVFTGLSGSGKSSLAFDTIFAEGQRRYIETFSSYARQFLGGMERPDVEKIDGLSPVISIEQKTVSRSPRSTVGTITEIYDFLRLLYARIGTAYSYVTDEPMVKYSDDQITDLILEQFNDQKIVILAPKIKGRKGHYRELFEQIAKMGYTRVRVDGEIQEIERGMRLDRYKIHDIEIVIDRLHIQSTDRKRLYDSIVTAMKHGNKSMMVGHYDTGGVRHFSRLLMCPTSGVSYPEPEPSLFSFNSPYGACPTCSGLGEISEIDQEKVIPDPKLSIKKGGLAPIGEYKKNWFFEKLDNFLQQEGFSLNTPIQDISPDLIHIILNGNEGLEQGVKDTSVRFEGLANFMARHAEESTAGIQRWAQSFMNRIPCPECHGARLKKEALHFRIAEKTLGQVASMDLQEVATWLETIDDHLTNDQRLIGTEILKEISARVRFILEVGLDYLTLHRSAKSLSGGEAQRIRLATQIGSELMNVLYILDEPSIGLHQRDNTRLINSLKRLRDAGNSVIVVEHDREMMEAADFVVDIGPGAGVHGGQIVNAAPFAELTSVDSMTTKYLLGELEISLPKTRRKGNGKQLKLKGATGNNLKNVDLTIPLGTLTCVTGVSGSGKSTLINHTLYPILNAHIFNGVKKPMPYKTIDGLDHLDKVIEIDQSPIGRTPRSNPATYTNVFTEIRSLFASLPEAQIRGYKAGRFSFNVAGGRCETCGGGGLKVIEMNFLPDVYVECETCNGKRYNRETLEVRFKGKSINDVLEMTIEDSAVFFESIPKISRVLVTLNSVGLGYVKLGQPSTTLSGGEAQRIKLASELSKRGTGNTIYILDEPSTGLHFEDIRMLTDVLQRLVNDGNTVLVIEHNMDIIKVADHIIDVGPEGGRDGGYIVCTGTPEELIKKHTEKSYTAKYLKMEVEHMDKIRKN; encoded by the coding sequence ATGAGCGAAATTGATCCAACAGCAAGCATCGACGTTTACGGCGCACGTGAACACAATCTGAAAGACGTGCACTTATCGATTCCCCGGAATAAACTGGTGGTGTTTACGGGTTTGAGCGGAAGCGGAAAATCGTCGTTGGCATTTGACACCATTTTTGCCGAAGGCCAGCGCCGTTATATCGAAACGTTTTCTTCGTACGCGCGCCAGTTCCTCGGTGGAATGGAACGCCCGGATGTCGAAAAAATCGACGGTTTGAGCCCGGTAATCAGTATCGAGCAAAAAACCGTTTCCCGAAGTCCGAGGTCGACTGTTGGAACCATCACCGAGATTTACGATTTCCTGCGATTGTTGTACGCCCGGATCGGAACGGCTTATTCCTACGTGACCGACGAACCGATGGTGAAATATTCCGACGATCAGATCACTGACCTGATTTTGGAACAATTCAACGACCAGAAAATCGTCATTCTTGCCCCGAAAATCAAAGGCCGGAAAGGACATTACCGCGAACTATTTGAGCAAATTGCCAAAATGGGTTACACGCGTGTTCGGGTTGATGGTGAAATTCAGGAAATCGAACGCGGTATGCGCCTGGACCGTTACAAAATTCACGACATCGAAATCGTGATTGATCGTTTGCACATTCAGTCAACGGATCGTAAACGCTTATATGATTCCATCGTGACAGCCATGAAACATGGAAACAAAAGCATGATGGTAGGCCATTACGACACGGGCGGCGTGCGCCATTTTTCACGTTTGCTGATGTGTCCGACTTCCGGAGTGAGTTACCCTGAACCGGAACCAAGCTTGTTTTCGTTTAACTCGCCTTACGGAGCTTGTCCAACCTGCAGCGGTTTGGGAGAAATCTCCGAAATTGACCAGGAAAAAGTAATTCCGGATCCCAAACTGAGCATCAAAAAAGGTGGTTTGGCACCAATCGGCGAATACAAGAAAAACTGGTTCTTCGAAAAACTCGACAACTTTTTGCAGCAGGAAGGTTTTTCACTTAACACACCTATTCAGGATATTTCGCCCGACCTCATCCACATCATTCTCAACGGGAATGAAGGCCTTGAACAGGGCGTAAAAGATACATCTGTCCGTTTTGAAGGATTGGCCAACTTTATGGCGCGTCATGCCGAAGAAAGCACCGCCGGAATTCAACGCTGGGCGCAAAGTTTCATGAACCGTATTCCGTGCCCGGAATGTCACGGAGCGCGTTTGAAGAAAGAAGCCTTACACTTCCGCATTGCCGAGAAAACATTGGGCCAGGTCGCTTCGATGGATTTACAGGAAGTCGCAACCTGGCTGGAAACCATTGACGATCATTTGACCAACGACCAGCGCCTGATCGGTACCGAGATTTTGAAAGAAATCAGTGCCCGCGTGCGGTTCATTCTCGAAGTCGGTTTGGATTATTTGACACTGCACCGTTCGGCTAAAAGCTTATCGGGCGGTGAAGCGCAACGTATTCGTTTGGCAACGCAAATCGGTTCGGAACTGATGAACGTGTTGTACATTCTCGACGAACCAAGCATCGGTTTGCACCAGCGCGACAATACACGATTGATCAACTCGCTGAAACGTCTGCGCGACGCCGGTAATTCGGTGATTGTGGTAGAACACGACCGCGAGATGATGGAAGCCGCCGATTTTGTGGTGGATATTGGTCCGGGAGCAGGCGTTCATGGCGGACAAATTGTCAACGCAGCACCCTTCGCGGAGTTGACATCTGTTGATTCAATGACCACGAAATATTTACTGGGCGAACTGGAAATTTCACTTCCGAAAACGCGCCGGAAAGGCAACGGAAAACAATTGAAGCTGAAAGGCGCGACCGGCAATAACCTCAAAAACGTCGATCTGACTATTCCATTGGGAACATTGACCTGCGTAACAGGTGTTTCGGGAAGTGGAAAATCGACGCTGATCAACCACACGCTCTACCCTATTCTGAACGCCCATATTTTCAATGGCGTGAAAAAACCGATGCCGTACAAAACCATCGACGGCTTAGACCATTTGGACAAGGTAATTGAAATCGATCAAAGTCCAATAGGCCGCACACCGCGTAGTAATCCTGCTACCTACACAAACGTATTTACCGAAATCAGAAGTTTGTTTGCTTCTTTGCCGGAAGCCCAGATTCGCGGTTACAAAGCCGGAAGGTTTTCTTTTAATGTGGCTGGTGGACGTTGCGAAACCTGCGGCGGCGGTGGTTTGAAAGTGATTGAAATGAACTTTCTGCCGGATGTTTACGTGGAATGTGAAACCTGCAATGGCAAGCGTTACAATCGTGAAACGTTGGAAGTTCGTTTTAAAGGGAAATCGATCAACGATGTACTGGAAATGACCATTGAAGATTCGGCGGTTTTCTTTGAAAGTATCCCGAAAATCTCCCGTGTTTTAGTTACCCTAAATTCTGTTGGATTGGGTTATGTGAAACTCGGTCAGCCATCTACAACGCTCAGCGGAGGCGAAGCACAGCGCATCAAACTGGCCAGTGAATTGAGCAAACGCGGCACCGGAAACACCATCTACATTCTCGACGAACCGAGCACCGGTCTGCATTTTGAAGATATTCGCATGCTAACGGATGTCTTGCAACGTTTGGTCAACGACGGGAATACTGTTTTGGTGATCGAACACAATATGGACATCATCAAAGTAGCCGATCATATCATTGATGTTGGTCCTGAAGGCGGCCGCGACGGCGGATATATTGTTTGTACCGGAACTCCGGAAGAGCTGATCAAAAAACACACCGAGAAAAGTTACACGGCCAAGTATTTGAAAATGGAAGTGGAACACATGGATAAGATTCGGAAGAATTAA
- a CDS encoding four helix bundle protein — protein MKENLVMEKSFDFALKSMELYKILLSKNEFVLSKQFFRSATSIGANVQEASAAYSKRDFAAKMSISSKEARETLYWIKLIEAGDFVEYDFLELKTESERLIRILTSIVKTSQRDF, from the coding sequence ATGAAAGAAAATTTAGTGATGGAAAAGTCCTTTGATTTTGCGTTGAAATCGATGGAGCTTTATAAGATCTTATTATCGAAAAACGAGTTCGTGTTATCGAAGCAGTTTTTCAGAAGCGCTACCAGTATTGGAGCGAATGTTCAGGAAGCAAGCGCGGCATATAGTAAACGGGATTTTGCAGCGAAAATGAGTATTTCTTCCAAAGAAGCGAGAGAAACCCTTTACTGGATTAAACTCATAGAAGCAGGTGATTTTGTGGAGTATGATTTTCTGGAATTGAAAACAGAATCAGAACGGCTGATACGTATTTTGACTTCTATTGTGAAAACGTCTCAAAGGGATTTTTGA
- the rfbC gene encoding dTDP-4-dehydrorhamnose 3,5-epimerase, producing the protein MVIEQTHLEGVLLFSPRIFSDNRGHFFESFNHRDFESAVGFPVEFVQDNESVSHRNVLRGLHFQLPPMSQGKLVRVVQGSVLDVAVDLRKNSSTFGKHVAVQLSSENKKQLWIPPGFAHGFLSLEEGTIFSYKCTNYYAPETECTLQWNDPELGINWGIEKPVISAKDQNSLLFHTFTTPF; encoded by the coding sequence ATGGTGATTGAACAAACCCATTTAGAAGGTGTTTTACTGTTTAGTCCGCGGATCTTTTCCGACAATCGCGGTCATTTTTTTGAAAGTTTTAATCACCGTGACTTTGAATCGGCCGTTGGATTCCCGGTTGAGTTTGTACAGGACAATGAATCTGTTTCGCACCGGAATGTATTGCGCGGCCTCCATTTTCAGTTACCACCGATGTCACAAGGCAAACTGGTTCGGGTCGTACAAGGTTCAGTACTGGATGTGGCTGTTGATCTGAGGAAAAACAGTTCCACCTTCGGGAAACATGTTGCCGTGCAATTATCTTCCGAAAACAAAAAACAGCTGTGGATTCCACCGGGATTTGCGCATGGTTTTTTAAGCCTCGAAGAAGGAACGATCTTCAGTTATAAATGCACCAATTATTACGCTCCGGAAACCGAATGTACCCTTCAGTGGAACGATCCCGAACTGGGGATAAACTGGGGGATCGAAAAACCGGTCATTTCGGCCAAAGACCAAAATTCGCTTCTTTTCCATACCTTTACAACACCCTTTTAA
- the asnB gene encoding asparagine synthase (glutamine-hydrolyzing), translating into MRFVCGIAGIKLFNTAPAISLVERFEKALYLQQHRGPDHLKVHQKAHAVFGHNRLSIIDLEERSHQPFCDPTGRYMLIFNGEIYNFRALKNELSAIGYQFTTQSDTEVLLYLLMEKGKAVLEELRGCFAFAFYDSETDYMLLARDRMGINPLLFSVQEDGVYFASELPLLLKIGVPFQVSQAALSAYFTYSYVPSRMTMIENVQRLLPGHYVEVTGQEINLKAYWFPKDELAAPSTYKDAVKEVNETVTKAVLSQLEADVPLGTFLSGGVDSSIVTAIARREFEELQTFSIAFEGNQLLDEGPYAQRVATALDTKHHEIRLNETKIIGELEDVLSSFDEPFADASAIAVYFLAQETAQHLKVSLSGDGADELFGGYNKHTAFLKAQRIPSWQRKALSPVLRFSSGHREGKFSNQLRKIGKMGELLRYDWPDQYQYLAAMIGLDVPDKLLKHPQPYKLELPATTASLNDFLLLDQLMVLPGDMLKKVDVMSMRHSLEVRTPFMDKDVVKLANRLPESWKNDRKTSKLVLKEAFADLLPDEVFKRPKHGFEVPLHQWLVTADLVFKHPHWFNEDYLHEQNLFHPATIQQLFRQLTNSKSSTTAAKAWAYIVFQHWYDRMTTLCQKS; encoded by the coding sequence ATTCGCTTCGTGTGTGGAATAGCCGGAATAAAACTTTTTAACACAGCGCCTGCAATATCTCTTGTGGAACGCTTTGAAAAGGCTTTATACCTGCAACAGCACCGAGGTCCAGACCATCTGAAAGTTCACCAAAAAGCTCATGCGGTTTTCGGACACAACCGACTCTCTATCATTGACCTCGAAGAACGTTCACACCAACCTTTTTGTGACCCGACCGGACGCTACATGCTGATATTCAATGGTGAGATTTACAACTTCCGTGCCTTAAAGAACGAACTTTCAGCAATCGGTTACCAATTTACGACACAATCGGATACAGAAGTGTTATTGTACCTGCTCATGGAGAAGGGAAAAGCCGTTTTGGAAGAGCTACGTGGTTGTTTTGCATTCGCTTTTTACGATTCCGAAACAGATTATATGCTGCTTGCCCGCGACCGAATGGGAATCAATCCATTGCTTTTTTCGGTGCAGGAAGACGGGGTTTATTTCGCAAGTGAGTTACCATTATTACTAAAAATAGGCGTTCCTTTCCAGGTAAGCCAGGCGGCATTATCGGCTTATTTCACGTATTCGTATGTGCCAAGCAGAATGACGATGATCGAAAACGTACAGCGCTTGCTTCCGGGACATTATGTAGAAGTTACCGGACAGGAAATCAACCTGAAAGCATATTGGTTCCCGAAAGATGAACTGGCTGCTCCTTCAACTTATAAAGACGCGGTTAAAGAAGTAAACGAAACTGTTACCAAAGCCGTTTTGTCGCAACTGGAAGCCGATGTTCCGCTGGGAACTTTCCTGAGCGGCGGCGTGGACAGTTCCATCGTTACGGCGATTGCCCGCAGAGAGTTTGAAGAATTGCAAACGTTTTCGATTGCTTTCGAAGGCAATCAATTGCTGGATGAAGGTCCGTATGCACAACGTGTAGCAACTGCTCTCGATACCAAACATCATGAAATTCGCCTCAACGAAACCAAAATAATCGGTGAACTGGAAGACGTACTTTCTTCCTTTGATGAACCTTTTGCAGATGCATCGGCTATTGCGGTTTATTTTCTGGCTCAGGAAACAGCACAGCACCTCAAAGTAAGTTTGTCAGGCGACGGTGCCGATGAATTATTCGGAGGTTATAATAAACACACCGCCTTTTTAAAAGCTCAGCGCATTCCGTCGTGGCAACGTAAAGCATTGAGTCCTGTGCTGCGTTTTTCAAGTGGACATCGAGAGGGGAAATTCTCGAATCAACTTCGAAAAATCGGGAAAATGGGCGAATTGTTACGCTATGACTGGCCCGATCAATACCAGTATTTAGCCGCGATGATTGGCTTGGATGTTCCCGATAAATTACTCAAACATCCGCAGCCTTACAAATTGGAATTACCCGCTACAACAGCATCATTAAACGATTTCCTGCTACTCGACCAGCTCATGGTGCTTCCCGGTGATATGCTGAAAAAAGTGGACGTAATGAGCATGCGCCATTCATTGGAAGTGCGCACACCGTTTATGGATAAAGATGTGGTGAAACTCGCCAACCGATTGCCTGAAAGCTGGAAAAATGACAGAAAAACCAGTAAATTGGTGTTAAAAGAAGCGTTTGCCGACCTTCTTCCCGACGAAGTATTCAAGCGACCCAAACATGGTTTTGAAGTTCCTTTGCATCAATGGTTGGTAACCGCTGACCTGGTTTTCAAACATCCACACTGGTTCAACGAAGATTATCTGCATGAGCAAAACCTGTTTCATCCCGCAACCATCCAACAACTATTCCGTCAGTTAACGAACAGTAAATCCTCAACAACGGCAGCCAAAGCTTGGGCGTATATCGTTTTTCAGCATTGGTATGACCGTATGACAACGCTATGCCAAAAGTCTTAA
- the dacB gene encoding D-alanyl-D-alanine carboxypeptidase/D-alanyl-D-alanine-endopeptidase has product MFFPLLRHLILTGILLVVGSGWSQNSVQSAIDVFANDPVFANASVGFLAIDVATGDVIASKNPATCLSPASTVKLFSTATAFQVLGSDYAPKTRIYIDGTIDSKGTVNGNLWIRGGGDVTIGSRYYNAEGIEDTLLRVWADTLLKMGIKQINGAIIADASEFGYQGVPDGWSWSDMGNYYGAGPSGLPIYDNMLRYVFRTGVTGSKTTLKETIPVIPGFSFHNYISSGGSGDNSYIYGGPYSLDRFGTGTLEAKTNRIVVKGSLPDPEWQFAQEFSRILKGRGIAVRDSINTARQMTWVSPAVRYGSMKMLIEHKGKTVGSVAWWTNMKSVNLFAEELLCWVGYSAYGTGSTDNGVTKLENYWTGKIPVSGMFIKDGSGLSRGNAISPQHFCDLLKFMATSKNFDVFYGTLPVAGISGTLSSVCKNQAAEGKVHAKSGTMNRIKSYCGYVETKGGKRLAFAFIANNYNCTSSAVVDRMEKVFNAMALY; this is encoded by the coding sequence ATGTTTTTCCCACTTCTTCGACACCTCATTTTGACCGGTATTTTACTGGTAGTTGGCAGTGGCTGGTCGCAAAATTCGGTTCAATCGGCAATTGATGTTTTTGCCAACGATCCTGTGTTTGCCAATGCCAGTGTGGGATTTCTGGCTATAGATGTCGCTACCGGAGATGTCATTGCGTCCAAAAATCCGGCAACGTGTTTGTCACCCGCATCTACGGTTAAATTGTTCTCTACAGCCACTGCTTTCCAGGTGCTTGGAAGCGATTATGCACCAAAAACGCGTATTTATATCGACGGAACGATTGATTCCAAAGGAACGGTGAACGGGAATCTTTGGATTCGCGGTGGTGGTGATGTAACCATCGGAAGCCGGTATTACAACGCCGAAGGAATCGAAGACACGTTACTCAGGGTTTGGGCGGATACGCTCCTGAAAATGGGAATTAAACAAATTAACGGAGCAATTATCGCTGACGCGTCTGAGTTTGGTTACCAGGGTGTTCCGGATGGCTGGAGCTGGAGTGATATGGGGAATTATTACGGCGCAGGCCCGTCCGGTTTACCTATTTATGATAATATGTTGCGCTATGTATTCAGAACTGGTGTCACTGGAAGCAAAACAACGCTGAAAGAAACAATTCCAGTTATTCCGGGTTTTAGTTTTCACAATTATATCAGTTCGGGCGGAAGCGGTGATAATTCCTATATCTATGGCGGGCCTTATTCACTTGATCGATTTGGAACGGGAACGTTGGAAGCAAAGACTAATCGAATAGTCGTAAAAGGAAGTTTACCCGATCCGGAATGGCAGTTTGCGCAAGAGTTTTCCCGTATTCTCAAAGGACGTGGAATTGCAGTACGTGACAGTATCAATACCGCCCGGCAAATGACCTGGGTTTCACCAGCAGTGCGTTACGGGTCTATGAAAATGCTGATTGAACACAAAGGAAAAACGGTTGGTTCCGTGGCGTGGTGGACCAATATGAAATCGGTGAATTTGTTTGCCGAAGAACTCTTGTGCTGGGTCGGATATTCGGCCTATGGAACAGGTTCTACCGATAACGGAGTGACGAAACTTGAAAATTACTGGACTGGAAAAATTCCTGTTTCAGGTATGTTTATCAAAGACGGAAGCGGACTTTCACGTGGCAACGCGATTTCGCCGCAGCATTTTTGTGATTTGCTGAAGTTTATGGCGACCAGTAAAAACTTCGATGTGTTTTACGGGACCTTGCCGGTAGCCGGAATTTCAGGAACGCTATCTTCAGTGTGCAAAAACCAGGCTGCCGAAGGGAAAGTTCATGCCAAAAGCGGTACAATGAACCGAATCAAATCGTACTGTGGTTATGTGGAAACAAAAGGTGGAAAACGCCTTGCTTTTGCGTTCATTGCAAATAATTACAATTGCACGTCGAGTGCGGTGGTTGATCGTATGGAAAAAGTGTTTAATGCGATGGCGCTTTATTGA
- a CDS encoding transcriptional regulator — protein MVDLRSQYQHIKPEIDQAIQGVLDSAHFIGGPAVTEFQQAFEKYLDVKYVIPCANGTDALQIAMMALGLKPGDEVITPSFTYIATTEVIALLGLIPVFVDVDPRTFCIDPSKIEAVITPKTKAIVPVHLYGQAADMDAIMEIANRHNLFVVEDNAQAIGSDYHSASGKVSKVGSLGHIGCTSFFPSKNLGCYGDGGAMYTNDDNLATQLRMVANHGQSKKYKHDIVGCNSRLDAMQAAILSVKLKRLDQYIDARRAVADYYDRVLGASGKITIPFRDPKSKHVFHQYTVQLNGADRDGLQAYLADKGIPSMIYYPKPAHKQGVFDSFNLGDLDLPVTEELTKKVISFPIHTEMDETQLAFICEHILNYVNQN, from the coding sequence ATGGTTGATTTGCGTTCGCAATATCAGCACATCAAACCCGAAATAGATCAGGCAATTCAAGGCGTGCTTGATAGCGCTCATTTCATTGGAGGACCGGCTGTAACCGAATTTCAACAGGCATTTGAAAAGTACCTGGATGTAAAATATGTGATTCCATGTGCCAACGGAACCGATGCACTTCAAATTGCAATGATGGCTTTAGGTTTAAAACCGGGCGATGAGGTGATTACACCTTCGTTTACCTACATCGCTACTACAGAGGTGATTGCGCTATTGGGATTGATTCCTGTTTTTGTAGATGTCGATCCACGAACGTTTTGCATTGATCCGTCGAAAATTGAGGCCGTGATCACTCCAAAAACCAAAGCAATTGTACCTGTTCATTTGTACGGTCAGGCTGCCGATATGGATGCTATTATGGAAATTGCGAATCGTCATAACTTGTTTGTGGTCGAAGATAATGCACAAGCCATTGGGTCTGATTACCATTCAGCTTCCGGAAAAGTTTCCAAAGTTGGAAGCCTCGGACACATTGGTTGTACGTCGTTTTTCCCGTCGAAGAACTTAGGCTGTTACGGTGACGGTGGAGCCATGTATACCAACGATGATAACCTGGCGACTCAATTGCGCATGGTAGCCAATCACGGTCAATCAAAAAAATACAAGCACGATATCGTTGGTTGTAATTCACGCCTTGATGCCATGCAAGCTGCTATTTTGAGTGTGAAACTAAAACGTCTGGATCAATACATTGATGCCCGCAGAGCTGTGGCCGATTATTACGACCGCGTTTTGGGCGCTTCCGGAAAAATTACGATTCCTTTCCGTGACCCGAAATCAAAACACGTATTTCACCAATATACCGTTCAACTCAACGGAGCTGATCGTGACGGATTGCAGGCTTATCTAGCCGATAAAGGCATTCCATCGATGATCTATTACCCGAAACCCGCGCACAAACAAGGTGTATTTGATTCCTTTAACCTGGGCGACCTGGATTTGCCGGTAACCGAAGAGCTGACCAAAAAAGTAATTTCATTCCCGATTCATACCGAAATGGATGAAACACAATTGGCGTTTATCTGTGAACACATTCTGAACTACGTTAACCAAAACTAA
- a CDS encoding UDP-glucose 6-dehydrogenase, whose translation MKKIAVVGTGYVGLVTGTCFAETGNQVICVDIDANKVARMKNGEMPIYEPHLDVLFERNIKANRLSFTTNLAEGIKDAEIIFLALPTPPGEDGAADLRYILGVADELGNLIQDYKVIVDKSTVPVGTAEKVRERIARNAKVDFDVVSNPEFLREGFAVDDFMKPDRVVIGTSSERAEKIMEQLYKPFVRQGNPILFMDEKSAELTKYAANSFLATKITFMNEIANFCELVGADVDKVRIGIGSDERIGKRFLFPGIGYGGSCFPKDVQALVNSGNENNFSFEILKAVMTVNEDQKTILFPKIKNFFRGDLKGKKIAIWGLAFKPDTDDIREAPALYMIDALTSEGATITAYDPEAMTNVKALLGDKIAFTDNEYDALKDADALLICTEWGVFRNPDFDKMATLLNDKVIFDGRNLFEVDDMTDRGFYYSSIGRKTLEK comes from the coding sequence ATGAAAAAAATTGCAGTTGTAGGAACCGGTTATGTAGGTTTGGTCACTGGTACTTGTTTTGCCGAAACCGGTAACCAGGTGATCTGTGTAGACATCGACGCCAATAAGGTTGCCCGAATGAAAAATGGCGAAATGCCAATCTACGAACCGCATTTGGATGTGTTGTTTGAACGCAATATCAAAGCGAATCGTTTGTCATTTACCACCAATCTTGCTGAAGGAATCAAAGATGCTGAAATCATTTTCCTGGCATTACCAACTCCTCCAGGAGAAGATGGCGCAGCAGATTTACGTTATATTCTGGGCGTTGCTGACGAATTGGGAAATCTGATTCAAGACTACAAAGTAATCGTTGACAAAAGCACGGTTCCGGTTGGAACGGCTGAAAAAGTTCGTGAGAGAATCGCTAGAAATGCGAAAGTGGATTTCGACGTAGTTTCCAATCCTGAATTTTTGCGCGAAGGTTTTGCCGTGGATGATTTCATGAAACCGGATCGCGTGGTGATCGGAACTTCTTCCGAGCGCGCCGAGAAGATCATGGAACAATTGTACAAACCGTTTGTGCGCCAGGGAAATCCGATCTTGTTTATGGACGAGAAATCGGCTGAGCTCACAAAATATGCAGCAAATTCCTTCCTCGCCACCAAGATTACCTTCATGAATGAAATCGCGAATTTCTGCGAATTGGTGGGTGCTGACGTAGATAAAGTACGCATTGGGATTGGTTCTGACGAACGCATCGGCAAACGTTTCCTGTTTCCGGGAATCGGTTACGGCGGATCATGCTTCCCGAAAGATGTGCAGGCTTTGGTGAATTCCGGTAACGAAAACAATTTCTCGTTTGAGATCCTGAAAGCGGTAATGACTGTGAATGAAGATCAGAAAACGATCCTGTTCCCGAAAATAAAAAACTTCTTCAGAGGTGATTTGAAAGGAAAAAAAATTGCGATCTGGGGATTGGCTTTCAAACCAGATACTGATGATATTCGTGAAGCCCCGGCGTTGTACATGATTGATGCGTTGACAAGTGAAGGAGCCACAATAACGGCTTACGATCCTGAAGCAATGACAAACGTAAAAGCATTACTCGGCGATAAAATTGCTTTTACCGATAATGAATACGATGCATTGAAAGATGCCGATGCTTTGTTGATTTGTACCGAATGGGGTGTTTTCAGAAACCCTGATTTCGACAAAATGGCTACCTTACTCAACGATAAGGTGATCTTCGACGGACGCAACCTGTTTGAGGTTGACGACATGACTGATCGCGGATTTTACTATAGTTCTATTGGTCGCAAGACGCTTGAGAAATAA
- a CDS encoding NAD-dependent dehydratase yields the protein MEERKRILITGAAGFLGSHLCDRFVKDGYKVIGMDNLITGRLKNIEHLFGNEQFEFYHQDVSKFIHVPGKLDYILHFASPASPIDYLKIPIQTLKVGSLGIHNCLGLARVKKARVLIASTSEVYGDPTVHPQTEDYWGNVNPVGPRGVYDEAKRFQEAMTMAYHTFHGLETRIVRIFNTYGPRMRLNDGRVLPAFIGQALRGEDLTIFGDGSQTRAFCYVDDLVEGIVRLLHSDYPYPVNIGNPDEITISEFAEEIIKLTGTDQKVVYKDLPVDDPKQRRPDITKAQELLGWNPKVGRAEGLKLTYAYFKNLTNEELNEKEHIDFEHYIH from the coding sequence ATGGAAGAACGCAAACGAATTTTAATCACCGGAGCTGCCGGTTTCCTCGGTTCACACCTCTGTGATCGTTTTGTAAAAGACGGCTACAAGGTTATCGGAATGGATAACCTCATTACCGGCCGGTTAAAAAACATCGAACACCTGTTTGGGAACGAACAATTCGAATTCTACCACCAGGATGTGAGCAAATTCATTCACGTTCCCGGAAAACTGGATTACATCCTGCACTTCGCTTCGCCCGCAAGTCCGATCGATTACCTGAAAATCCCGATTCAGACCCTCAAAGTGGGTTCGTTGGGCATTCACAATTGTTTGGGATTGGCGCGTGTAAAAAAAGCGCGTGTACTCATTGCCAGTACTTCCGAGGTTTATGGCGACCCGACAGTTCATCCGCAAACGGAAGATTACTGGGGAAATGTGAATCCTGTTGGTCCGCGCGGTGTTTACGACGAAGCCAAACGTTTCCAGGAAGCAATGACGATGGCGTATCACACGTTTCACGGTTTGGAAACGCGCATCGTTCGTATTTTTAATACCTACGGTCCGCGGATGCGTTTGAACGATGGTCGTGTGTTACCTGCATTTATCGGGCAGGCATTGCGTGGCGAAGATTTGACCATTTTTGGTGACGGTTCGCAAACACGTGCGTTTTGTTACGTAGATGATTTGGTAGAAGGAATCGTGCGTTTATTGCACAGCGATTATCCATATCCGGTGAACATCGGTAATCCGGATGAAATCACAATCAGCGAGTTTGCCGAAGAAATTATCAAATTGACGGGTACCGACCAGAAAGTAGTCTACAAAGATTTACCGGTCGATGATCCTAAACAACGCCGTCCGGATATCACCAAAGCACAGGAATTGCTTGGTTGGAACCCAAAAGTTGGCCGTGCGGAAGGTTTAAAATTAACGTATGCTTATTTCAAAAACCTGACCAACGAAGAGCTAAACGAGAAAGAACATATTGATTTTGAACATTATATCCATTAA